Below is a window of Apis mellifera strain DH4 linkage group LG15, Amel_HAv3.1, whole genome shotgun sequence DNA.
attatttaaataattcgtaaaataCTTACACACATCAAGCAAATGCCAATCACAACGAGACCGATCAATGAAGCTAACcacctataataaaaaatagaaaaatacgtTAATAAATGTTGAATAAGTTGTATAGATAAAAGCAATGATAAAAAGTATCTatagaaaggagaaaaaaaaagaaaaaattaattccgcCCGAACAGGGACTCGAACCCTGGACCCTCAGATTAAAAGTCTGATGCTCTACCGACTGAGCTATCCAGGCGATGGTAATCACGGGTTTACTTATTCATTCctagtataattaaatttttgtgaaatacAAATTGTcgcgaaaatataatattcatcgataaataataccCACTAACCTGCCCATTCTATGCCCAAGCGGTCCAAAAAGATTAGTTCcaattaaataactaatgCTTGCAGGCAGAAACGTAGCACCTTGTTCCCATCTACTTGCACACATCGTATCCATCATCCAAATTGGAAGACTGGGCTCGAGCATAGCGATACCCATATTGGCGAATGTTATTGCACCTGAAATACGAATTTTCCTTAACGATTGATTTATTGAAGCCAATATTACCATTAATGAATTAtctcattcaatttttatcgaattgataaatgaaattctgtTACTTTTTcgacaatattttaaacgtaATGAGGCAAGGAAGGATACACatacataaattttcgaataattacatcaatatatacattaaacaattatcgacttaaattttcaaagaccGCAGCAGCCTCGATAATTCATTTAGTggttaataattatctatatatatataccagcAGCCAAAACGATATAAGGATCAGTGATTAGTGTTTTTAACGATGGTGGATCCGCTTCAGTGTACACGACGGACGGTTGAAGCACCAGAAGTTGTAAAACTGTGAAATGATATCAAGAATGAAAAGGCGAAGCAAAAGTAAAGTGATGATAAAATGTGAAGATAGTTACTTCCATCACCAAGTGCCAAGGCGGATAGTATCAAGAACGGTGCCGATTTCCCAACGAATTCGTACATTACACCGCCGAATGGTGGGCCGATGAGAACACCAAGGGCCAATCCACCGAGCGCGATACCCATTGCGTTTCCACGCTCTTTGTCATCTTGATATCTTTCAGCAAGCATGCCCATACCtatcattatacattatacttgatcaattaaaacttgcatttattattattattatcattatcttttGAATCTCGTAATTAACATAacaataaaaggaaaattagaaataaagaatttaccAGATACGCTCGAGCACGACGAACCAACGCCTTGAAGCGCTCTTGCTAGGAAAAGAATGCCGTAACTTCGGCCAAACGCGAATATCAGAGTGGAAatgaacataataataaaaccggTGAACATGGGTATGCTGTAACCGATCCTGCAAATAAATGCAACGGTATAGTTACATGAAATGGGAAGATGAATAATAGAGATATCTCGAACAGATTCGTGTAAGTGTAAAGTTTACTTGTGGGTGAGGGGGCCGACAATCGGATTTGCCAGCAATTGAACGAACGCCTTCGAGGCGAACATTATACCAACGGCGACCGTTTCTTGAAGTAACTCGCGATGTCGTTGTTTCTCTTCCGATTCTGCCGTTGAACCCGTTTCGCTACTGCTCGTTGTCCCtggaaaaatgaacaaaaattaacattaaattcgtGAAATTCGCGCGGTTAATCGATTTGTATGATTCGAACGAAAGGTCGATAAAAAAGGATTTTGTCTTACCGAGCAAACCCGTTGTCGACTCGACGGTGGACGGTGTGCTCGGGTAAAGAAATTCCAATTGAGATTCATTGGTCTTGGCCGACGTGCAGAGGCATTTCGGCGTGGTGGTCACGCTCGGGCTCGTGGAGGTCACGATATTGATACTCGTTGGATGAACAGTGGTCACCGTTGCTCGTCCATTTTGTTCGAAATGTTGGCTCAACGTTGCATTCGGATGCTTGATATCGTACAGAAACTCTGGTATAATTGGAACTGTAACACGTTCATgcgtattatatatacgtgcTAATAGGAATTAGCGGAAAACccgaaaagaaaaactaaattaaGTAAGGGagtatcgaattaaaattaatcgtaattaaaGATTTGATCTCTGCGCATAAGAACGTGTTTTATGGATCTATCTTACAGCTCGGGGGTGTAACTCAGTGGTAGAGTGTCTGCTTCGCATGCTGAAAGTCCTGGGTTCAAATCCCAGCACCTCCAATAgagcgaataaaattttctttttctttcgtttttcacCTATTTAaccttcccctctccccttgtcatttttgcatttaaaacAATGGACAGTGTAAAACTGATGACAGTAACACAATaacggaaaaagaaatatttgaaatatcgtatGAAGCACGCCTTCGTTTTCAtttctgaattaaaataaactgaatacataataagataaatatttattcaagcgATAAATAcggaaaagaaattagaagtGAAGGCATGGTTTTAAATGCatggtattaaaaaaaaaaaagaaaagatgggAGCAATAAGTTCAGGATTGTTTTATCCAGTTGAATCGCGTTTCCATGATTTGTTAGCGGTGGTGAGAGAAGCTGTTTCGTATACGCTACATAAATGTATGACCACTTATCCGGATTGCCAGAACGGCGTCCGCCGTTCGTCCCCTCGCGTATATTTCGGAACAGCAGGTTCTCTAGCATTCCGAGTAGAATCGTGTGGAGGGTCATATAGACGCGTACCTCGTGAATTAAACATCGCTCGATAAAGGAGAAACCCACTTCTACTATCAGTTAAGAAGGGAAAAGCTAAATAAGTGGAAAATCCGAATGATCATTCGCTAACGTCCTGTCCATTCTCTAACCATTTTCTCCGACCATTTCGGCCAAAGCCCCTATtgcatttcttctttaattttaaaggacGTggacaaaagaagaagaaatgtatTGGATCGCAAGAAACACGCGATGCgcgtatcaaaaaatataaaacgctcgacaaaataataaatcgtaaaGTATTGGCTCGTGTTACTTACCGACCGTGGTCAGGAGCATATTGTCCAAAAGTAGAGCAATAGCGACGATCACGAGGACCAATCTTCGCGATTCTCGACATCGTTGCAACCAACCATTCCATTCTCCCCCACCCATTCTCGCTCCGTGATTCGCCCCTCCCGTTTCCT
It encodes the following:
- the LOC408517 gene encoding synaptic vesicular amine transporter isoform X3, translating into MGGGEWNGWLQRCRESRRLVLVIVAIALLLDNMLLTTVVPIIPEFLYDIKHPNATLSQHFEQNGRATVTTVHPTSINIVTSTSPSVTTTPKCLCTSAKTNESQLEFLYPSTPSTVESTTGLLGTTSSSETGSTAESEEKQRHRELLQETVAVGIMFASKAFVQLLANPIVGPLTHKIGYSIPMFTGFIIMFISTLIFAFGRSYGILFLARALQGVGSSCSSVSGMGMLAERYQDDKERGNAMGIALGGLALGVLIGPPFGGVMYEFVGKSAPFLILSALALGDGILQLLVLQPSVVYTEADPPSLKTLITDPYIVLAAGAITFANMGIAMLEPSLPIWMMDTMCASRWEQGATFLPASISYLIGTNLFGPLGHRMGRWLASLIGLVVIGICLMCIPLARSINHLIVPNAGLGFAIGMVDSSMMPQLGYLVDIRHTAVYGSVYAIGDVAFCLGFAIGPALSGTLVNSIGFEWMLFGIAILNFIYAPLMYFLRAPPTKEEKKSLIIGEKSSVRYVTYQNEEEEQ
- the LOC408517 gene encoding synaptic vesicular amine transporter isoform X2 → MFMYHRCFAISEIAISKVVENYFSNNRELRKGETGTRKCLENTASSEETGGANHGARMGGGEWNGWLQRCRESRRLVLVIVAIALLLDNMLLTTVVPIIPEFLYDIKHPNATLSQHFEQNGRATVTTVHPTSINIVTSTSPSVTTTPKCLCTSAKTNESQLEFLYPSTPSTVESTTGLLGTTSSSETGSTAESEEKQRHRELLQETVAVGIMFASKAFVQLLANPIVGPLTHKIGYSIPMFTGFIIMFISTLIFAFGRSYGILFLARALQGVGSSCSSVSGMGMLAERYQDDKERGNAMGIALGGLALGVLIGPPFGGVMYEFVGKSAPFLILSALALGDGILQLLVLQPSVVYTEADPPSLKTLITDPYIVLAAGAITFANMGIAMLEPSLPIWMMDTMCASRWEQGATFLPASISYLIGTNLFGPLGHRMGRWLASLIGLVVIGICLMCIPLARSINHLIVPNAGLGFAIGMVDSSMMPQLGYLVDIRHTAVYGSVYAIGDVAFCLGFAIGPALSGTLVNSIGFEWMLFGIAILNFIYAPLMYFLRAPPTKEEKKSLIIGEKSSVRYVTYQNEEEEQ
- the LOC408517 gene encoding synaptic vesicular amine transporter isoform X1 — protein: MRSRGPGEGTLDPRGSRREREREATRAKKWQRRERGPAAADDADGDDDDGESATEPRAGKIGVRCTLAAILALNRPRRFHPGARLLLLVDRLFAPTNRRSISTDSSFLLRLPFADFHPTLNHRIISKHHRSSEETGGANHGARMGGGEWNGWLQRCRESRRLVLVIVAIALLLDNMLLTTVVPIIPEFLYDIKHPNATLSQHFEQNGRATVTTVHPTSINIVTSTSPSVTTTPKCLCTSAKTNESQLEFLYPSTPSTVESTTGLLGTTSSSETGSTAESEEKQRHRELLQETVAVGIMFASKAFVQLLANPIVGPLTHKIGYSIPMFTGFIIMFISTLIFAFGRSYGILFLARALQGVGSSCSSVSGMGMLAERYQDDKERGNAMGIALGGLALGVLIGPPFGGVMYEFVGKSAPFLILSALALGDGILQLLVLQPSVVYTEADPPSLKTLITDPYIVLAAGAITFANMGIAMLEPSLPIWMMDTMCASRWEQGATFLPASISYLIGTNLFGPLGHRMGRWLASLIGLVVIGICLMCIPLARSINHLIVPNAGLGFAIGMVDSSMMPQLGYLVDIRHTAVYGSVYAIGDVAFCLGFAIGPALSGTLVNSIGFEWMLFGIAILNFIYAPLMYFLRAPPTKEEKKSLIIGEKSSVRYVTYQNEEEEQ